Genomic window (Bdellovibrionales bacterium):
GGGATGGAGAATTTGGACTGTTTTGCGATGTAACTTCAAAATCGAGTTTTTTTGTTCCCATAGAGGTATGGTTTCATGAGTTGATTTTTTTAAATAGAGAAAACTTTTGATTTCTGCACCAAAGATTTGCTCCAAGAGAAGGAACGTCTCTCGAAAGTGCTCCAAGACTTGGAATTGTCTCTTAAGCTTTAATAAAAGTACTGATCCGGCTCGATGTTAAAGGTCGCGGCGTCTTTAAAGATCGGAGCCATATCGGTCACTTTGAGAGTCACCGTGTGGCCGTCGCGTTCGATAAATCCTTTGACGATCAAGAAGCAGTTGTTGAGGTAGATTTCTTTGCATTTTTCATAGACGTTTTTAAAGATCACCATATCTAAAAAGCCGTGTTCGTCTTCGATGGCCGAAAAGCTCGTACCGTTGGCTGTGGGAGGTCTTTGGCGAACCAAGATCAGGCCTGAGCAATTGACAAAGGTGCCGGGCTTGACGCGTTTCGCGGCGTAGGTGGTGAGTGGAGGAAGCTTTAGCATTTTTCTGAGAGGAACCATAGGGTGGTTTTTGGTGGAGAGCCCATAGGTTTTGTAATCATGGCGAACCGCTTCGAAGTCACTTAAGCCTTCAAAGAGATGAGTTTGTTCACCTTGATGAACTCCCGCAAACAGATCCATTTGCTCTTGGGTTTTAATTTTTTCGTCGAGAATTCGCCACAAAGAATGCCGTTGGTCTTCGCCAAAACATTTAAAGCCATCACCCATCGCTAATCTCATTAACACATCGGCGCGGATATGGTTTTTGGCGAGGAACTGGCTCATTTGCGTGTAGGGCCGATGTGAAATGATCTCTTCGGCCTCTTCTTGACTCAGTCCGTGGACCCTATTGTAACCTAAGCGAATCGTGTTCTTGGCCTCCATGGTGGAGAGCCACTGCGAATGATTGGGATCCACCGGTAGAACTTTAACCCCATGATTTTTAGCATCATCCACTAAAGAATGAGGAGCGTAAAAACCCATGGGCTGAGAGTTGAGTAAACCGCAGGCGAACTCTGCGGGATAATGTTTTTTTAAATAGCAGGACGCATAGCTAATCAAGGCAAAAGAGGCGGAGTGACTCTCGGGGAACCCGTAATGGCCAAAGCCCTTCATGTGTTCGATAAAATTCACGGCGTAGCTTTCGGGAATGCCTTCCTTAAGCATTCCTTCGAGGAGCTTTTCGGCAATCTTTACGATATTGCCGTTAGATCTCCAGGCACTGATGGCTCGCCGAAAATAATCCGCTTCGCCCGGAGTGAATTTTCCAAACTCAATTGCGACCTTCATCAGCTGCTCTTGAAACAAAGGCACGCCTAAAGTTTTTCCTAAAATCTCGCGAAGTTTGGGGTGCGGATACTCCGCCACTTCGAGTCCGCGTCGACGCTTTAGATAGGGGTGAACCATATTCCCCACGATAGGCCCGGGGCGAACGATGGCGATTTGCACCACGAGATCATAAAAGTTTTTCGGGAGAAGGCGACCCGACATATTCATCTGCGCTCGGGATTCCACTTGGAAAGTCCCTACGGTGTCGGCTCTTTGAATCATCTTGTACGTGGCCGCATCGTCGTGAGGGATTTCGTGCAGTTTCAGTTGGACGAGATCTAAAGTTTTTTTAATGGCCGAAAGCATTCCTAGAGCCAGCACATCAATTTTTAAAAGCCCCAGATAGTCCAAATCATATTTGTCCCATTGGATAATGGTGCGTCCATCCCTACGCGCCGGTTCCACAGGGACAATATCGATGATGGGATCGGCGGAAAGGGTAAAGCCCCCGCTATGAATGGAAATGTGCCGAGGGAAATTGTTCATCTCGTCGGCCAGCTGATCGATCTTGTCACGGCAGTTGGGGTCGAAGCTCGTTTTGACGAGTTCATCAAACTGGCGTTCGATTTTTTTGGCAGACAGTGTGCCCACATCAATGCCAAACGCTTTGGAGAGTTCGCGCAGGGCCGAGCGCTTTTGATAGGTCACCACCGCGCTGACCATGCCGGCTCGATCGCGCCCATATTTTTTATAAATGTATTGAATCACTTCTTCGCGACGTTCGTGCTCAAAGTCCACGTCGATATCGGGAGGCTCATTGCGCTCGAGAGAAATGAATCTCTCAAACAGCAGATTCATTTGAATGGGATCGATCGCCGTAATGCCTAAACAGTAGCACACTACGGAGTTCGCCGCCGATCCTCGCCCTTGGCAAAGGATATCTTGGCTTCTCGCAAAAGCCACGATGTCGTAAATCGTTAAAAAATAATCGGCAAAGTTCAGCGTGCGAATCAAATCGAGTTCATGAAACAACTGCTTGTGTACGGCACTGGGCATGGTGGCGCCGTACTTTTCTCGCGCGCCTTTAAGACAAAGCTCTTGAAGATAGGACTGTGCTGTGTGGCTTTGAGGAATCCATTCCGAAGGATAGCGGTATTTGAGCTCCGACATCGAGAACGTGCATTGATCGGCGATCTTAAGAGTGTTTTTCGTCGCTTCGGGAAAGTCCTTAAAGAGAAGACGCATTTCAAAAGGGGATTTTAAATACCTTTCGGCATTGCACTTAAGTTCAAAGCCCGCTTTATTTAAAGGCTTTCCCAATCGAATCGAAGTGAAGCAGTCCTGCAGCGGGCGACGGCCTTTGTCGTGATACAAAACATCGTTGGTGGCCACATAGGGAAGATCGTATTTGTAATGCGTCTCCAAAAGGTGCTCAGTGCGTGCGGAGTCTAAGCCATCGTTAAAGCGAGAAAATTCTAAATAGATATTTTTCTGAAAAAGATCTTTGAGAGCTTCTAGCTTTCCTTGAGGTGGAGACAGACACACTAAGTTTTTAAAACCATCGTGAGTATAAAAATTTTGGAGTTCGTCAAAGGTTAAAAAAGCCTGGCCTTTGTCTTTCCCGGCATGGGCCGCTGTTAAAATTCGGCAAAGTGTGGCGTAGGAGCGTCTTTCGGTGGCCAAAAAAGTAAGGGGAGGAAGATTGTCGTTAAAAACAACTTCCGCACCACAGATCAATTTGAGTTGAGGAATATCCTTTGCAGCCCAGTACGCCTTGGGTAAGGCGTACACACCGTTTAGATCATTAATGCCGAGAGCAACAAGGCCCACTTGATGAGCTCGATGCACAAGCTCCTCAGGGGCCGAGGCTCCGGTAAGAAAGGTGTAGTTACTTTTAGATTTAAGTTCAGCATACATTTAATCATAGATTCCATGGAGGTAAAGGTGGTCGTTTTGGTCCTGAGTAAAAATCCAAAGCTCTTCGCCGGAGGCGGTTTTAATCCGCATGTAATCACGACTGGACTCATTCATCCACCACTCGCCGGCGAGGCGTTCGAGCATCCCGATGCTCTCAATCTTCCAGCGATGATCTTTACAGATCAGGTAATCATCCACTCTTCCGAGGGGAAGGGGCTTTTTTAAAACACGTAAGGGACGGGCGGCAATATTTTTAGGTTGAAGCGATGAGGGCTCATTTAAAGTTTTGCGCCAGCTTTTCTCCGGCGTGTAGCTTTCGACCGCTTCGGCGTAGAAGACGCGTTGATCGGTGAGTTTGTCTTTAAGCACGGAGATCAAGCTATGCATGGCTTCGCGGTCTTCTTCTTTTTTAGAGAAAAAGTCCTTTTGTGAATATCCGCCAGGAACTTTTTCAAGAACTTTAAAGAGCACGCGGTTGACGTTGGACTCTAAAGGCTTTGTGGTGAGCTCTTTTTCCAATCTCTCCGAAATGATTTTTAAAAGATTCACGCTCGAGTTATTAGGAAAAGCCAATTCTATCGTTTGCGAGCGCAAGACATCTTTAACCGTGGAGTACTTTTCCTGCTCTAAAAAAATTTCGAACTTGGCGAGTAAAAAACCTTGGCCGCGCAGACGCATCAGAACGCGATCCACCAGTCCCTTGGAGACAAACATCAAGGGCTCGAGGTTAGAGATGGTTTGTGTTTCTGTAAATTCAAAAAACTCTTCGATCTGCTCTTCGGGAATGTAGCGGGGCCAGTAGAGATTTTTAGCCTCGTTCATTTGGCGCAGAGCTAAGCTTAAGTCTTTATTAAACTTCGAAGTCAAAAGACCGGGAGGAATATCCATCAATTTTTTAAGATCGGTCACGCCCAGCTGCTTTAAAATATCCACGGTTCTTGCAAAAATAGGATTTTGCTTCAACGGATCAAAATAAAAGGGGAGGGCATCGATGGGAAGATGCTCCTTCTTTTTAATTCCGTACATCGCCATGGAGAGAGCTGTGGGCATATCGTTTCCGATCTCGATTTTCCCGTCGACATTCATACGTTTTAAAACGGCATGGAGGCGAAACAGCAGGCTCTCTTCGGTATAGAGGCGTTTGCACGCGCCCACTTCGATAAAGAGCCAGCGATGACCTAAAGCAATTTGCGGGGAGAAATGCAAACAGATGTCCGCAACCAGTTTTAAGTCCTTTGCATCTTTTAATAAAATACAGACAACTCTCATTAGATCCTCTGTTTTAGAACGTCGGCTTTAATTTCCTGATCCTGTCTCGATACATTTAAACGCAGGCTGACCGGCCAAGCGTCTTTAGGTTTATTGGTCAGCCAAAAAGTAATGGCCTGGGCTTTTTCCGATTGCAGTTGAATCCGTCGTAAAGTGCGCAAGGGAATATCTTCGGCATAAATCACCACCACGTCTAGGGATTGGGTGCGTAGAGTTTGATAAATGCTCCATTCTAAATCCTCGTTGGCTTCGATAAAGACAATACGATTCAATTCCACTTGGTTCTGTAAGAAGCCAAAGGGATTCACCGAAAAGTTTTTTTCGATCCATGCGACCTTAAGGTCTTTATGTTCTGTGAGAAAACGAAGTACAAATTGGGTTTTGCCGTGCCCAGAAATCTCCGTGATCGCCCCCTTGGGGATCCCGCAGTCCAGAAGACGAAAAGGCAAAACTTCCCGGTCGGTCTTCTTGGAGATAAGACTTTTCAACTGATCCAGAACTGTACTTTTCATATTTTTTATTTATACGATCGAATAACACCAGCTAAAACTCCGAGAATTTCAAAATTAGAATCTTCTTTCACACGAATAGGTTTGTAGTTTGCATTGGCCGGGTGAAGCTCAATCACGCCTTTCGTTTTTTTGTATCTTTTAAGAGTGGCATTGTTATCAATCACCGCCACCACGATTTGATTTTCGTTGGCGGTCTTTTGTTTTTTGATCACCACAAAATCTCCATCCATAATATGATCATCAATCATTGAATCCCCTTTAACGATCAGAGAAAAATAATTTTGCCCTGGCTTGATCATCGTCTGTGGAACTTCGATGTATTCGGTGTTTTCGATGGCTTCGATGGGAGCTCCCGCAGCCACGTAGCCGGAGAGGGGAACAAGAGAAGCCCTTGGCCCTTCCTGCTCCACCGGAACGATGCCGCGAATCTTCCCTGTATTATAAAGGTAAGATTTTTTGATCAGCTGTTGAACCGCCGCTTGCACGGTGCCGATGTTGTTATATCCCAGATTGTCCTGAATCTCCCGATAGGTCGGAGAGTAGTCATTCTTTTTGATATAAGCCGTAATAAAATCGTAAACTTCAGTTTCTTTGTTTGTCAGTGGTAAAGTGCCCATACAGTCACTATACAAACTCCTATACGATCTGTATAGAGTTTTGTATAGGAACTGGATCTATTTTTAAATTTCAGGAGATTTCAATAATTTAGGGAATGATGCGAACTATCACGTTATTGAAACAGCTTCTTTCGCAGGGCCCGGCGCTGTTCAAAATTTCTATGTCACACTGAAAGCAAAGGTGCACGAGCCATGTCCACCGTGTGAGGCAAAAGCTAAGGGCTCGATTATTGGACTATCTAAGCAATCCCTTTCTGAGCAAGTTCCAATAATTGGAACTCCGTTCTTTCTTAACTATTCTAGCGACTATACAAATAATTACACAACAGCTCACTCAGCGATGAGTATTGTTCCTGAGTTTAATCGTCATCTATGGACTATATCTGTTCAGCACTACTTCCAAATGGCGAACAGTAAATTGTTTATGGGAGATGGAACGAGTCAAGTGGTCAATTATACTGTCGATAGTGGTGCGAGCGAGATTCTAGTAGTAAGTCCTAACGGGGAGGAGATATTTGCTTTTAATTCTTCCAATGGAGTTCATAAAGAAACCCGATCGGCACTCACCGGTGCCGTAATATATTCTTTCATTTACAGTGGAAATCGGCTGATTTACATCGATGATGCCTTTGGGAACAGGACAACTTTAAATTACAACGGCTCGGGAGGCAGAATAAATATCGTTGCGCC
Coding sequences:
- the lexA gene encoding transcriptional repressor LexA, translated to MGTLPLTNKETEVYDFITAYIKKNDYSPTYREIQDNLGYNNIGTVQAAVQQLIKKSYLYNTGKIRGIVPVEQEGPRASLVPLSGYVAAGAPIEAIENTEYIEVPQTMIKPGQNYFSLIVKGDSMIDDHIMDGDFVVIKKQKTANENQIVVAVIDNNATLKRYKKTKGVIELHPANANYKPIRVKEDSNFEILGVLAGVIRSYK
- a CDS encoding error-prone DNA polymerase; translation: MYAELKSKSNYTFLTGASAPEELVHRAHQVGLVALGINDLNGVYALPKAYWAAKDIPQLKLICGAEVVFNDNLPPLTFLATERRSYATLCRILTAAHAGKDKGQAFLTFDELQNFYTHDGFKNLVCLSPPQGKLEALKDLFQKNIYLEFSRFNDGLDSARTEHLLETHYKYDLPYVATNDVLYHDKGRRPLQDCFTSIRLGKPLNKAGFELKCNAERYLKSPFEMRLLFKDFPEATKNTLKIADQCTFSMSELKYRYPSEWIPQSHTAQSYLQELCLKGAREKYGATMPSAVHKQLFHELDLIRTLNFADYFLTIYDIVAFARSQDILCQGRGSAANSVVCYCLGITAIDPIQMNLLFERFISLERNEPPDIDVDFEHERREEVIQYIYKKYGRDRAGMVSAVVTYQKRSALRELSKAFGIDVGTLSAKKIERQFDELVKTSFDPNCRDKIDQLADEMNNFPRHISIHSGGFTLSADPIIDIVPVEPARRDGRTIIQWDKYDLDYLGLLKIDVLALGMLSAIKKTLDLVQLKLHEIPHDDAATYKMIQRADTVGTFQVESRAQMNMSGRLLPKNFYDLVVQIAIVRPGPIVGNMVHPYLKRRRGLEVAEYPHPKLREILGKTLGVPLFQEQLMKVAIEFGKFTPGEADYFRRAISAWRSNGNIVKIAEKLLEGMLKEGIPESYAVNFIEHMKGFGHYGFPESHSASFALISYASCYLKKHYPAEFACGLLNSQPMGFYAPHSLVDDAKNHGVKVLPVDPNHSQWLSTMEAKNTIRLGYNRVHGLSQEEAEEIISHRPYTQMSQFLAKNHIRADVLMRLAMGDGFKCFGEDQRHSLWRILDEKIKTQEQMDLFAGVHQGEQTHLFEGLSDFEAVRHDYKTYGLSTKNHPMVPLRKMLKLPPLTTYAAKRVKPGTFVNCSGLILVRQRPPTANGTSFSAIEDEHGFLDMVIFKNVYEKCKEIYLNNCFLIVKGFIERDGHTVTLKVTDMAPIFKDAATFNIEPDQYFY